The Gordonia iterans DNA window ACAGTCCGGGATACGACGTCGCCAGGCGCGCCCTCGAGGAGGCGCGCGCGCAGGCGCAGGCGGCCGGCAAGCAGGTCGGCCGCGGGCGGTCCGGACCGGTCGCCAGTCCGCGCCGGACCGGTGACCGTCGGCGTCGTACCTGGTCCGGCGCCGGGCCGGACGGCCGTGACCCGCAGCCGTTCGGCCGGCTGGTCGGTTCTCTCGCGCGCACCCGCGGGTGGTCGCCGAAGATCAGCGAAGGCGCGGTCTTCGGTTCGTGGCCGGCCATCGTCGGCCCGGAGATCGCCGCGCATG harbors:
- a CDS encoding DUF721 family protein — its product is MNDDAGHSPGYDVARRALEEARAQAQAAGKQVGRGRSGPVASPRRTGDRRRRTWSGAGPDGRDPQPFGRLVGSLARTRGWSPKISEGAVFGSWPAIVGPEIAAHAEPSALNDGVLHVRAESTAWATQLRYMQPQILAKIAAAVGDGVVKSLRITGPSAPSWRKGPLHVSGRGPRDTYG